Proteins found in one Physeter macrocephalus isolate SW-GA unplaced genomic scaffold, ASM283717v5 random_147, whole genome shotgun sequence genomic segment:
- the LOC102995056 gene encoding pepsin A-like — MKWLLLFTLTVLSECTSYKVSLTKKKSLRQNLIENGKLKDFLQKHQYNIGSKYFPSEGATLMSDQPLQNYMDMEYFGTIGIGTPPQHFTVIFDTGSSNLWVPSIYCSSSACTNHNRFNPQKSSTFKGTNNTVSIAYGTGSMTGILGYDTVQVAGISDTNQIFGLSETEPGSFLYYAPFDGILGLAYPSISSSGATPVFDNMWNQGLVSQDLFSVYLSKDDESGSVVQFGGIDSSYYTGTLNWVPVSYEGYWQITVDSITMYGEPIACSNGCQAIVDTGTSLLAGPTSAISNIQSSIGATENSYGSMVISCSSINSLPDIIFTINGVQYPVPPTAYILQSQGGCISGFQGMNIPTFSGELWILGDIFIRQYYTVFDRANNQVGLAPMA, encoded by the exons ATGAAGTGGCTGCTGTTGTTCACCTTGACGGTGCTCTCCGAGTGCACCTCCTACAA GGTCTCGCTCACCAAAAAGAAGTCCTTGAGGCAGAACCTGATCGAGAATGGCAAGCTGAAGGACTTTCTGCAGAAACACCAGTACAACATAGGCAGCAAGTACTTCCCCTCGGAGGGCGCCACCTTGATGTCCGACCAGCCCCTTCAGAACTACATGGAT ATGGAGTACTTCGGCACCATCGGCATTGGGACCCCCCCCCAGCACTTCACCGTCATTTTTGACACCGGCTCCTCCAACCTGTGGGTGCCCTCCATCTACTGCTCCAGTTCTGCCTGCA CCAACCACAACCGCTTCAACCCCCAGAAGTCCTCCACCTTCAAGGGCACCAACAATACGGTCTCCATCGCCTATGGCACCGGCAGCATGACAGGCATCCTTGGATACGACACAGTCCAG GTTGCAGGCATCTCCGACACCAACCAGATCTTtggcctgagtgagacagagcccgGCTCCTTCCTGTACTACGCTCCCTTCGACGGCATTCTGGGTCTGGCCTACCCCAGCATCTCCTCCTCCGGAGCCACCCCTGTTTTTGACAACATGTGGAACCAGGGTCTGGTTTCCCAAGACCTCTTCTCCGTCTACCTGAGCAA AGATGATGAGAGCGGCAGCGTGGTGCAGTTTGGTGGCATCGATTCTTCTTACTACACGGGAACCCTGAACTGGGTGCCTGTTTCTTATGAGGGTTATTGGCAGATCACCGTGGACAG CATCACCATGTATGGAGAGCCCATCGCTTGCAGCAATGGCTGCCAGGCCATCGTTGACACCGGTACCTCTCTGCTGGCCGGCCCAACCTCTGCCATTTCCAACATCCAGAGCTCCATTGGAGCCACCGAGAATTCCTATGGCAGT ATGGTGATCAGCTGCTCCAGCATCAACAGCCTGCCCGACATCATCTTCACAATCAACGGTGTCCAGTACCCTGTTCCCCCCACGGCCTACATCCTGCAG agCCAGGGAGGCTGCATCAGCGGATTCCAGGGCATGAACATCCCCACCTTCTCCGGAGAGCTCTGGATCCTGGGTGACATCTTCATCCGCCAGTACTACACCGTCTTTGACAGGGCCAACAACCAGGTCGGCCTGGCTCCTATGGCCTGA